Proteins from a single region of Chitinophagales bacterium:
- a CDS encoding MBL fold metallo-hydrolase, with amino-acid sequence MRISFHGAAQTVTGSKHLLQLKNGINILLDCGMFQGMGKQTIDMNMHWGFDPADIGYLILSHAHIDHSGLIPKLYKDGFRGPIYCTPATKKLAAILLEDSAEIQRDDTRFTNKKRAKQGLPPFEPMYSVDDALAAVGLFVSVEYGEWFQVCDGVEAMFTDAGHIIGSASVNLKVKEDGKITALTFSGDIGRYRDDILRSPEVFPQADYIIMESTYGNSLHDEVHHSVDTFLKWIEHTCLQKKGKLIIPAFSVGRTQTLLLLLNQLELERRLPKINIYVDSPLSKEATAVIKSYPQYFNKRLQKVMQSDADPFDFTGLHFIENAEESKRLNELKDPCVIISASGMADAGRIKHHIMNNIDNPNNTILMVGYCEPRSLGGKLMAGVKDVRIFGEDFKVKAEVGSMRSMSAHGDYDDLLQWLSCQNKQQVKQLFLVHGEPDVMADFSQRLQRKGFEVVMPEMHQGFGL; translated from the coding sequence ATGCGGATCAGTTTTCATGGTGCGGCACAAACAGTTACCGGTAGTAAGCATTTATTACAACTAAAAAATGGCATCAATATTTTGCTGGACTGCGGCATGTTTCAGGGTATGGGTAAACAAACCATTGACATGAACATGCATTGGGGTTTTGATCCGGCTGATATTGGTTACCTCATTCTCTCGCATGCACATATTGATCATTCTGGCTTGATACCCAAATTGTATAAAGATGGTTTCAGAGGGCCCATCTATTGTACGCCTGCTACCAAAAAACTGGCAGCTATTCTGCTGGAAGACAGCGCTGAGATACAGCGTGATGATACAAGATTTACAAACAAGAAAAGGGCTAAGCAGGGTTTACCACCTTTTGAGCCCATGTATTCAGTAGATGATGCATTGGCTGCAGTTGGTTTGTTTGTATCAGTGGAATACGGAGAATGGTTTCAGGTTTGTGATGGCGTAGAAGCCATGTTTACGGATGCAGGGCATATTATTGGCAGTGCATCGGTAAACCTGAAGGTAAAAGAAGATGGTAAAATCACCGCCCTAACATTCAGTGGAGATATTGGACGCTATCGCGATGATATCCTGCGTTCACCCGAAGTGTTTCCGCAGGCAGATTACATCATCATGGAAAGTACTTATGGCAATAGCTTGCATGATGAAGTTCACCATTCTGTAGATACATTCCTGAAATGGATTGAACATACCTGCTTGCAAAAAAAAGGTAAGCTCATCATTCCTGCGTTCAGCGTGGGTAGAACGCAAACCTTATTGTTATTACTGAATCAGTTGGAATTAGAACGCAGATTGCCTAAGATCAATATCTACGTGGATAGCCCACTGAGTAAAGAAGCAACTGCTGTGATCAAATCTTATCCGCAGTATTTTAATAAACGTTTGCAGAAAGTAATGCAAAGCGATGCTGATCCATTTGACTTTACAGGATTGCATTTTATTGAGAACGCAGAAGAGAGTAAGCGATTGAATGAATTAAAAGATCCCTGTGTCATTATATCGGCAAGCGGTATGGCAGATGCGGGCCGCATCAAGCACCACATCATGAATAATATCGATAACCCGAATAATACCATTCTGATGGTGGGTTATTGCGAACCACGTTCTCTGGGTGGTAAATTGATGGCTGGCGTGAAGGATGTGCGCATTTTCGGTGAGGATTTTAAAGTAAAAGCAGAAGTAGGTAGTATGCGCAGCATGAGTGCGCATGGTGATTACGATGATCTGCTGCAGTGGCTGTCTTGCCAGAACAAGCAACAGGTAAAACAATTGTTCTTAGTGCATGGCGAGCCGGATGTGATGGCAGATTTTAGTCAGCGCCTGCAACGCAAAGGTTTTGAAGTAGTGATGCCTGAAATGCATCAGGGTTTTGGGTTGTAA
- a CDS encoding S49 family peptidase, with protein sequence MNKTLSAIFRGGWLLDKKWAESQLPVVLNAFLGKGNLSGIMTEFSALDHGEENKPQPAKQVSSRKAANVYKVYWRTDLSSLPDGSIAMLTIAGPIMKYGDICSLGSLDYADMLNKLANASNIKGIILDVDSPGGQAVGTATLADAITAAKKKKPVVAVINDGFAASAAMWIASAADEIYTTQPTDEVGSVGVYTQIADWISYYRDEHNLRILEIYAPQSTDKNKDYRDALAGDDTAIKADLKQLADQFISTVAKNRGGRLTSDEWKTGKMFNSKEATRIGLIDGMKSFDQIIRRMDTLIKQQSNSGNMAFEKTLATAKADAFEVIDGGFLVTEEHLNNVEAALVQAEASAARVTELEGQLATAQNAQTTAENNLQTANSRIAELEQEVASLGGSAAKPTPVTGATEKPVAGEEAPVKANDMDFQKELYKQVV encoded by the coding sequence ATGAACAAGACACTCTCAGCAATATTCCGCGGCGGTTGGCTACTTGACAAAAAGTGGGCAGAATCACAGCTTCCTGTGGTACTGAACGCCTTTCTTGGAAAGGGCAATCTCAGCGGTATTATGACTGAGTTTAGTGCCTTAGATCATGGCGAAGAAAATAAGCCTCAACCTGCTAAGCAAGTAAGCAGTAGAAAAGCTGCCAATGTGTACAAGGTTTATTGGAGAACAGACCTCAGCAGCCTTCCTGATGGTTCCATTGCAATGCTCACCATTGCTGGTCCAATTATGAAGTATGGCGATATCTGTTCACTCGGTAGCCTGGACTATGCAGATATGCTGAACAAACTGGCCAATGCATCTAACATCAAAGGCATTATTCTGGATGTAGATTCTCCCGGTGGTCAGGCAGTAGGCACAGCAACACTTGCTGATGCTATTACAGCAGCAAAAAAGAAAAAGCCTGTTGTGGCTGTCATCAATGATGGCTTTGCAGCTTCTGCAGCCATGTGGATTGCCAGCGCAGCAGATGAAATCTATACCACTCAGCCAACTGATGAAGTTGGCTCTGTTGGTGTATATACCCAAATCGCAGATTGGATCAGTTACTATCGTGATGAACACAATTTGCGTATACTGGAAATCTATGCCCCTCAAAGCACCGATAAGAATAAAGACTATCGCGATGCATTGGCTGGTGATGATACCGCTATTAAAGCTGATTTGAAGCAACTGGCAGATCAGTTCATTTCAACCGTTGCAAAAAACCGTGGTGGCCGTTTAACCAGCGATGAATGGAAGACAGGTAAAATGTTCAACTCAAAAGAAGCCACTCGTATTGGCCTCATAGATGGCATGAAGTCTTTTGACCAGATCATTCGCAGAATGGACACCCTCATTAAACAACAATCAAATTCCGGAAATATGGCTTTCGAAAAAACACTCGCAACAGCTAAGGCTGATGCATTCGAAGTAATTGATGGTGGCTTTCTGGTAACAGAAGAGCACCTCAACAATGTGGAAGCTGCACTAGTGCAGGCTGAAGCAAGTGCTGCACGTGTAACTGAGTTGGAAGGCCAACTGGCAACCGCTCAAAATGCACAAACCACTGCAGAAAACAATTTGCAAACAGCTAATAGCCGTATTGCAGAATTGGAGCAGGAAGTAGCCAGTTTGGGTGGTAGTGCGGCAAAGCCTACACCTGTAACAGGCGCAACAGAGAAACCTGTTGCCGGTGAAGAAGCACCCGTGAAAGCCAACGACATGGACTTCCAAAAAGAACTGTACAAACAAGTAGTATAA
- a CDS encoding thioredoxin family protein gives MIEVYARRCWSLTNSQFPKAQSVITACWSGDQQGCEILCRFSQEKHLKDLAYAHSMKIAHVFSVFLACLLVACQTDLKRTTNKYSVDLSFNAYLDTSLNKQNKYNGFYQNYNFLKDTIVSVYGNSITGSLYFIDINYMAPQLPISVFLFKMGKNYAICTDAETPGEIDFTKSYKENNPITYKHRIVKTVLKNDSITLIGYLKKNSLEIQHFNQKNTNKQPINLGLGIQVINKHGSLLLNDRKYIFSVNTMLKKNRGKKEINTVRFFDSSLAFNNQNVQLVNVTYTDGDTLLLGGRFFTIDSIPDHLSKIYLSEIEHKGNSKEGLEVFNHLPISNGQLLENTNKTIRIGGKQEKYTLIDFWGTWCQPCIELTEELKAMERQYKQRINLISIACDFNRADVLKHVNGHQMNWTHVYEEFTTKPLSIKYKVDAYPTFILLSPSGEILYRGVGKEGFYRLENFLKSLSDVGR, from the coding sequence ATGATTGAAGTATATGCCCGCCGCTGTTGGTCGCTGACCAACAGCCAGTTCCCAAAAGCACAATCAGTTATTACAGCTTGCTGGTCAGGCGACCAGCAAGGGTGCGAGATATTGTGTAGATTTAGTCAAGAAAAGCATTTAAAGGATTTAGCCTACGCCCATTCCATGAAAATCGCACATGTCTTTAGTGTGTTTTTAGCCTGTTTACTGGTTGCATGTCAGACTGATCTAAAAAGAACGACAAACAAATATAGCGTTGACCTAAGTTTCAACGCTTATTTAGATACCTCTCTGAATAAACAGAACAAATACAATGGCTTCTATCAAAACTATAATTTCTTAAAAGACACAATTGTTTCAGTTTACGGTAATTCAATTACTGGATCACTTTACTTTATTGACATCAATTATATGGCACCACAATTGCCGATAAGTGTATTCTTATTTAAAATGGGCAAAAACTATGCAATTTGTACCGATGCAGAAACACCCGGCGAAATTGACTTTACCAAAAGCTATAAAGAGAATAACCCAATTACCTATAAACATAGAATAGTTAAAACGGTACTCAAAAATGACTCCATCACGCTTATCGGCTATTTAAAGAAAAACTCCTTGGAAATTCAACACTTCAATCAAAAAAATACAAACAAACAACCAATCAATCTTGGACTAGGAATACAAGTCATCAACAAACATGGATCGCTTTTATTAAATGACAGAAAATATATCTTTTCTGTTAACACAATGCTTAAAAAGAATAGAGGAAAAAAAGAAATTAATACTGTTCGATTCTTCGATTCCTCTCTTGCATTCAATAACCAAAATGTGCAACTGGTTAATGTAACTTACACCGATGGCGACACCTTACTTCTTGGAGGACGCTTTTTTACAATAGACTCAATTCCTGATCATCTTTCCAAAATTTATTTGAGTGAGATTGAGCATAAAGGCAACTCAAAAGAAGGATTAGAAGTATTCAACCATCTTCCAATAAGTAATGGACAATTATTGGAAAACACCAACAAGACAATTCGTATTGGCGGAAAACAAGAAAAGTACACGCTGATTGATTTTTGGGGAACTTGGTGTCAACCTTGTATTGAACTTACGGAAGAGTTGAAAGCAATGGAAAGACAGTATAAACAGAGAATTAACCTAATCAGCATTGCATGCGATTTTAATCGAGCAGATGTGCTTAAACATGTGAATGGGCATCAAATGAATTGGACACATGTTTACGAAGAGTTTACAACCAAACCATTGAGCATTAAATACAAAGTTGATGCCTATCCCACTTTCATACTTCTATCTCCCTCTGGAGAAATTTTATACAGAGGTGTAGGTAAAGAAGGGTTTTATCGACTAGAAAATTTTTTAAAGTCTCTTTCAGATGTTGGTCGCTGA
- a CDS encoding DNA cytosine methyltransferase: MYDNTPIFLIVDLFCGAGGTTTGFTQAEIDGNNIAKVIACVNHDPKAIISHWKNHPEVNHFEEDIRTLDLTELKEIVKWWQERYPDAYLVLWASLECTNFSKAKGGQPRDPDSRTLAEHLDRYIEAIDPDYVQIENVVEFMSWGPLDENGKPLSKKSGADFLRWRKDICEYGYYDDWTELNSANFGAYTSRNRLFGCFAKHGLPIVWPKPTHAKNPVKDSLFNGTLKKWKAVKDVLDFSDEGESIFNRKKALSDKTLERIYAGLIKYVANGDTSFISKYYSGRPAGKNISVNQPAGTITCIDSQALVQASFLLKYNSMNEDGVHTPPSLENPCPVIAAQPRLGVVQPKFLAAYYGNGDNCSSVEKPCPTIPTKDRFQLISPEFASAQNQSIDRPAGAILTNDKHNLIQAVPFIMPTSYENKPKSIEEPAPTIQASRRHHYIVNPAWGGNNGSVEDPCCTIVARQDKAPLYLVQAEAGNYSIPVYDDDTEPMIRIKMFMAVYGLVDIKMRMLRVLELLQIQGFPVDYHLHGNQSDQKKFIGNSVVPGVIKAWCEAMGFEIIRRIKKVA, encoded by the coding sequence ATGTACGACAATACACCCATTTTCTTAATTGTAGACTTGTTCTGCGGAGCCGGAGGCACAACAACCGGATTTACACAGGCAGAGATTGATGGCAACAATATTGCCAAAGTAATTGCATGTGTGAACCATGATCCAAAGGCCATAATCAGCCATTGGAAAAACCATCCAGAGGTAAATCACTTTGAAGAGGACATTCGCACACTTGACCTTACCGAGCTGAAAGAGATTGTTAAGTGGTGGCAGGAACGATATCCGGATGCATACCTTGTTTTATGGGCATCCCTTGAGTGCACCAATTTCAGCAAGGCCAAAGGAGGCCAGCCCAGAGACCCAGACAGCCGCACATTGGCTGAGCACCTGGATAGATACATTGAGGCAATTGATCCGGACTATGTGCAGATCGAGAACGTGGTGGAGTTCATGAGTTGGGGCCCACTTGATGAGAACGGAAAACCACTGAGCAAAAAAAGCGGTGCAGATTTCTTACGATGGCGTAAAGACATCTGTGAATATGGTTACTATGATGATTGGACAGAATTAAACAGTGCCAATTTTGGGGCATATACAAGCCGAAATAGGCTATTTGGGTGCTTTGCAAAGCACGGGTTGCCTATAGTATGGCCCAAGCCTACACATGCAAAAAATCCGGTTAAGGATAGCCTTTTTAATGGCACCCTTAAAAAGTGGAAAGCGGTAAAGGATGTGCTTGACTTTTCAGATGAAGGTGAGAGCATATTCAACCGGAAAAAAGCCCTATCAGATAAGACTCTGGAACGCATCTATGCCGGATTGATCAAGTATGTGGCCAATGGTGACACATCATTCATCAGTAAGTACTACAGTGGCCGTCCTGCAGGAAAAAACATTTCGGTAAATCAACCAGCCGGTACAATCACATGTATAGACTCTCAGGCACTGGTTCAGGCAAGTTTTCTATTGAAGTACAATTCTATGAATGAAGATGGTGTACATACACCACCTTCTTTGGAAAATCCATGTCCTGTTATTGCAGCTCAACCCAGATTAGGAGTTGTACAGCCAAAATTCCTTGCAGCTTATTACGGCAATGGAGACAATTGCAGCTCAGTAGAGAAACCATGTCCTACCATACCAACAAAAGACCGCTTCCAGCTAATATCACCGGAGTTTGCATCAGCACAGAATCAGTCAATAGATCGGCCAGCCGGTGCCATTCTCACCAACGATAAGCACAACCTTATTCAGGCAGTGCCATTCATCATGCCTACGAGCTATGAGAATAAACCGAAGTCAATTGAAGAGCCGGCACCAACCATCCAAGCCAGTAGGAGACATCACTACATTGTTAATCCGGCATGGGGTGGAAACAATGGCAGTGTGGAAGATCCTTGCTGCACAATAGTAGCAAGGCAAGACAAAGCTCCTTTGTACTTAGTACAGGCTGAGGCAGGAAACTATAGCATTCCGGTTTATGATGATGATACCGAGCCAATGATCCGCATAAAAATGTTCATGGCAGTGTATGGCCTTGTTGACATCAAAATGCGCATGCTTCGAGTATTGGAGCTGTTGCAGATACAAGGCTTTCCCGTTGACTATCATTTACACGGCAACCAATCAGATCAGAAAAAATTCATCGGCAATTCAGTTGTACCAGGAGTGATCAAAGCATGGTGCGAGGCCATGGGCTTTGAGATCATTCGCAGAATCAAAAAAGTAGCATAA